The following are from one region of the bacterium genome:
- a CDS encoding glycoside hydrolase family 3 protein, producing MNVPALNQKTVGLDGPDPGAVFMIGFFGHAPAPELERMVLDEKVGGVILFGRNIDSVSQTRELIGRLQELRARVRADPLLVAVDQEGGAVNRFVEGVSVFPGNRALGETGNRDWAYRQGLEIGRQLREIGVNVNLAPVLDLYEIPGNPSTGIRSLGPDPARVADLGAALVRGFLAGGVIPVAKHFPGKGAARVDSHFGLPVIDRGRSLLEARELEPFRAAFAAGLPAAMVSHAAYPELERGKAVVPATFSDRVQRDLLRESLGFRGAVVTDDLGMGAVRGSASAAARNALMAGADLLLLCHSPQAQAEAISSLTRDSAADPRLRERLRDAAARLAPLRQMAARPVSGSVPADEALPGTIAAAAVRCFRDPGGLLPIDVSRKPAVVRFLPRAGTGAEERSGSRGAGLADVLFSGGAEVSPFDIDVDPSLETARRIESAAAGGLTVVCTYDAYRFPLQRALLKRLPRAGIVAVAVRDPRDVELFHPDWTALATYGHTAVSMAAAADMLLGRSAKRRG from the coding sequence ATGAACGTGCCCGCTCTCAATCAAAAAACAGTCGGCTTGGATGGCCCCGATCCCGGCGCCGTCTTCATGATCGGCTTTTTCGGCCACGCCCCCGCTCCCGAGTTGGAGCGCATGGTTCTCGATGAAAAGGTAGGCGGGGTCATTCTCTTCGGACGCAACATCGATTCCGTATCCCAGACCCGCGAGTTGATCGGCCGCCTCCAGGAACTCAGAGCCCGGGTCCGCGCCGACCCTCTCCTGGTCGCCGTCGACCAGGAAGGCGGCGCCGTCAACCGCTTCGTCGAAGGGGTCTCGGTCTTTCCCGGCAACCGCGCTCTGGGCGAAACCGGGAACCGGGATTGGGCCTACCGGCAAGGGTTGGAGATCGGGCGGCAGCTGCGGGAAATCGGGGTCAACGTCAACCTGGCGCCGGTTCTCGACCTGTACGAGATTCCCGGGAATCCGAGCACCGGAATCCGATCCCTGGGCCCCGACCCGGCCCGCGTGGCCGACCTGGGCGCGGCCCTGGTCCGGGGGTTCCTGGCGGGCGGGGTGATCCCGGTCGCCAAACACTTCCCCGGCAAAGGCGCGGCCCGCGTCGATTCCCATTTCGGGCTTCCCGTGATCGACCGGGGGAGGAGCCTGCTGGAAGCGCGGGAGTTGGAGCCGTTCCGGGCGGCGTTCGCCGCCGGCCTTCCGGCAGCGATGGTCTCCCACGCCGCCTACCCGGAGTTGGAGAGGGGGAAGGCCGTCGTTCCCGCGACGTTTTCCGACCGGGTGCAGCGGGATTTGCTCCGGGAGAGCCTGGGTTTCCGGGGGGCGGTAGTGACCGACGATTTGGGGATGGGGGCCGTCCGGGGTTCGGCTTCCGCCGCCGCCAGAAACGCCCTGATGGCAGGCGCGGATTTGTTGCTCCTCTGCCACTCCCCCCAAGCCCAGGCCGAGGCGATTTCTTCTCTGACCCGCGACAGCGCCGCCGACCCTCGACTGAGAGAGCGGCTGCGGGATGCCGCCGCGCGGTTGGCGCCGCTCCGGCAGATGGCCGCCCGCCCAGTTTCCGGTTCCGTCCCCGCCGACGAAGCCCTGCCCGGGACGATCGCCGCCGCCGCCGTCCGCTGTTTCCGGGACCCGGGAGGGCTGCTTCCCATCGACGTTTCCCGCAAACCCGCGGTCGTCCGTTTTCTTCCCCGGGCGGGGACCGGCGCCGAGGAGCGTTCCGGTTCCCGGGGAGCCGGTTTGGCCGATGTTCTCTTCTCCGGGGGGGCGGAGGTTTCCCCGTTCGACATCGACGTCGATCCTTCTCTCGAAACCGCCCGCCGGATCGAATCCGCCGCCGCCGGCGGCTTGACGGTGGTCTGTACCTACGACGCCTACCGGTTCCCCCTCCAGCGGGCGCTCCTGAAAAGGCTTCCGCGCGCCGGCATCGTCGCCGTCGCGGTCCGCGACCCTCGTGACGTCGAGCTCTTCCACCCGGACTGGACCGCGCTCGCCACCTACGGCCATACCGCCGTTTCCATGGCGGCGGCGGCCGACATGCTTCTGGGCCGGTCGGCAAAAAGACGCGGATGA
- the thrC gene encoding threonine synthase: MKKIRYYSTNRAVDTAGRAPFAGTVSFREALIAGQAPDGGLFLPERFPSFSTGDISALRDAPYWKAAFLVMREYLGGELDDAGLEEAVRDAYDFPVPLERVYDRKFVMRLDQGPTASFKDFAARLMSRLMSRLKDPRRRLNVLVATSGDTGSAIGEAFKGVEGIDVCILYPRLEVSPRQKKQLDTIGGNVRTLVVDGKFDDCQNMVKQAFLDPGLADLNLTSANSINIGRVLPQSIYYLWGYAQVADAGEEIVVSVPSGNFGNAFGCEIARRMGLPLRRLLMPTNENDEFPRFLADGSYRKVSPSRTCLSNAMNVGHPSNLARFFDVYGGTVDKDGTVYRLPDIEEMRRRIRSVSVSDETTRRTILAAWKEHRLLLEPHGAVGWKGLREFLAEEGDFNPCLSIETAHPAKFPEEIETLLGFHPDAPAALGDLDSRSGSPMPMGCTYPEFREFLLANLSGKV; encoded by the coding sequence ATGAAAAAAATTCGATACTACAGCACCAACCGCGCCGTCGACACCGCCGGGCGGGCGCCGTTCGCCGGAACCGTCAGCTTCCGCGAAGCCCTGATCGCGGGGCAGGCCCCGGACGGAGGCCTGTTTCTCCCGGAACGGTTCCCCTCGTTTTCAACCGGGGACATCTCCGCGCTGCGGGACGCTCCTTATTGGAAAGCGGCGTTTCTGGTCATGCGCGAATACCTGGGCGGAGAGTTGGACGACGCCGGCCTGGAGGAGGCCGTCCGGGACGCTTACGACTTCCCGGTGCCGTTGGAACGGGTCTACGACCGTAAGTTCGTCATGCGTCTCGATCAAGGCCCTACCGCCTCCTTCAAGGACTTCGCGGCGCGCTTGATGTCGAGGCTCATGTCCCGGCTCAAGGACCCCCGGCGGCGGCTCAATGTTCTGGTCGCCACTTCCGGAGACACCGGCAGCGCCATCGGCGAAGCCTTCAAGGGCGTGGAGGGGATCGACGTCTGCATCCTCTACCCCCGGCTCGAGGTCAGCCCCCGCCAGAAAAAACAGCTCGACACCATCGGGGGAAACGTCCGCACCCTGGTGGTGGACGGCAAATTCGACGACTGCCAGAACATGGTGAAACAGGCGTTTCTCGACCCCGGCCTGGCCGATCTCAACCTTACGTCGGCCAATTCCATCAACATCGGCCGGGTCCTTCCCCAGAGCATTTACTATCTTTGGGGCTATGCCCAGGTCGCCGACGCCGGGGAAGAAATCGTGGTTTCGGTCCCTTCGGGGAACTTCGGCAACGCTTTCGGCTGCGAGATCGCCCGCCGCATGGGGCTTCCCCTGCGGCGGCTGCTCATGCCCACCAATGAAAACGACGAATTCCCCCGTTTTCTGGCCGACGGCTCCTACCGCAAGGTCTCCCCGTCCCGGACGTGTCTCTCCAACGCCATGAACGTCGGGCATCCCAGCAACCTTGCCCGTTTCTTCGACGTTTACGGGGGCACCGTGGACAAGGACGGCACCGTTTACCGCCTGCCCGATATCGAAGAAATGCGCCGGAGGATCCGCTCGGTCAGCGTCAGCGACGAAACCACCCGCCGCACCATTCTGGCGGCGTGGAAGGAACACCGGCTCCTGCTCGAGCCCCACGGGGCCGTCGGCTGGAAGGGCCTGCGGGAATTTTTGGCCGAGGAGGGGGATTTCAACCCCTGCCTCTCGATCGAGACCGCGCATCCCGCCAAGTTTCCCGAAGAGATCGAAACGCTGCTGGGGTTCCACCCCGACGCCCCCGCCGCGCTCGGCGACCTTGATTCCAGAAGCGGAAGCCCGATGCCGATGGGCTGCACCTACCCGGAGTTCAGGGAGTTTCTCCTGGCCAACCTCTCCGGGAAAGTCTGA
- a CDS encoding FAD-dependent oxidoreductase has protein sequence MRKTDVLVVGGSASGIVAATTAKAFHPGKSVLLVRREKQVLTPCGIPYIFATLRGIDQDLIPDRVLLNAGVDLLIDEVVAVDQEAKTCATAGGETIGFEKLVLALGSVPSVPKTFRGKERENLFLIPKDKEYLERMVRRLGECGSVIIVGGGFIGVEVADELTKSGKRVTLIEKLPHVLELAFDPELTIKAEEILKDRGVNVVAGVGVREVMGKGRVTGVRLESGEEIKSDAVILATGYIPATGLAEAAGIPLNRMGFVQVNEYMMTENRDVFAVGDCAEKKSFITRDSIPVMLASTACAEARIAAMNLYSLSAVKTFGGTIAIYSTAVGTTAFGVAGVKENLARERGFDIVTGSFQGADKHPGTMPGTQIQLVKLIASRESGVIIGGQVMGGDGTGELTNLIGIMIQNRMTVSSIMTAQIGTHPLLTAPPTAYPLTRAAMAITLSYRHG, from the coding sequence ATGAGAAAAACGGATGTGCTGGTCGTCGGAGGGAGCGCCTCGGGGATCGTGGCCGCCACCACCGCCAAGGCGTTTCATCCCGGGAAAAGCGTTCTGCTGGTGCGCCGGGAGAAGCAGGTTCTGACTCCCTGCGGGATCCCTTATATCTTCGCGACTCTCCGGGGCATCGATCAGGATCTTATCCCCGATCGGGTTCTGCTCAATGCCGGAGTCGATCTGCTGATCGACGAAGTCGTCGCCGTCGACCAGGAGGCCAAGACCTGCGCCACCGCGGGCGGGGAAACGATCGGTTTCGAGAAACTCGTTCTGGCCCTGGGTTCGGTCCCCTCGGTCCCCAAGACGTTCCGCGGCAAAGAACGGGAGAACCTCTTCCTCATCCCCAAGGACAAGGAGTACCTGGAACGGATGGTCCGACGCCTGGGCGAATGCGGGTCCGTAATCATCGTCGGCGGCGGCTTTATCGGAGTCGAGGTCGCCGATGAACTGACCAAATCCGGCAAACGGGTGACCTTGATCGAAAAGCTCCCCCATGTTCTGGAATTGGCCTTCGACCCCGAATTGACGATAAAGGCCGAGGAGATCCTCAAGGACCGAGGGGTGAACGTCGTCGCCGGGGTCGGGGTCCGGGAGGTTATGGGAAAGGGCCGGGTCACGGGGGTGCGCCTGGAAAGCGGCGAAGAGATAAAATCCGACGCCGTCATCCTGGCCACCGGCTATATCCCCGCTACCGGGCTGGCCGAGGCCGCGGGGATCCCGCTCAACCGCATGGGCTTCGTCCAGGTCAACGAATACATGATGACCGAAAACCGCGACGTTTTCGCGGTGGGGGACTGCGCCGAAAAGAAAAGCTTCATCACCCGCGACTCCATTCCGGTGATGCTCGCCTCCACCGCGTGCGCCGAAGCCCGGATCGCGGCCATGAACCTCTATAGCCTCTCGGCGGTCAAGACCTTCGGCGGCACCATCGCCATTTATTCCACCGCGGTGGGGACGACCGCGTTCGGGGTGGCCGGCGTCAAGGAAAACCTGGCCCGGGAACGGGGATTCGATATCGTCACCGGATCGTTTCAGGGGGCGGATAAACACCCCGGGACCATGCCCGGGACTCAGATACAGCTGGTCAAACTGATCGCCTCCCGGGAATCGGGAGTGATTATCGGGGGACAGGTCATGGGGGGAGACGGTACCGGGGAACTCACCAACCTGATCGGGATCATGATTCAGAACCGGATGACGGTGAGTTCGATCATGACCGCCCAGATCGGGACCCATCCTCTTCTGACCGCCCCGCCCACGGCATATCCCCTGACCCGGGCGGCCATGGCCATCACTCTCAGCTACCGGCACGGGTGA
- a CDS encoding glycosyltransferase family 2 protein encodes MLNGKKIVVVLPAYNAELTLERTYREIPSWLVDDVLLVDDHSTDATVTKARELGIKTIIHRTNRGYGANQKTCYRAALAEGADIVVMLHPDYQYSPKLLTAISSLISIGHYDLVLGSRILGVGALAGGMPLHKYVANRVLTLIQNLLLHHKLSEYHTGYRGYSREVLEAIPFEDNSDDFVFDNQILAQAIYAGFRIGEISCPTRYFAEASSIDLASSILYGLGVLRTSVLFRLNRLGIVRSPLFAGLKSTPPRTLY; translated from the coding sequence GTGCTTAACGGGAAAAAAATCGTGGTCGTGCTCCCGGCGTACAACGCGGAACTGACCCTGGAGAGGACCTACCGGGAAATCCCGTCCTGGCTGGTGGACGACGTCCTTCTGGTCGACGACCACAGCACCGATGCCACCGTGACCAAGGCCCGGGAACTGGGAATCAAGACCATCATCCACCGGACCAACCGGGGTTACGGCGCCAACCAGAAGACCTGCTACCGGGCGGCCCTGGCCGAGGGCGCCGACATCGTCGTCATGCTTCACCCCGACTACCAGTACAGCCCCAAATTGCTGACGGCGATTTCAAGCCTGATCTCGATCGGCCACTACGACCTGGTCCTCGGTTCCAGAATCCTGGGGGTGGGGGCCCTGGCGGGGGGAATGCCCCTGCATAAATACGTCGCCAACCGGGTGTTGACCCTGATTCAGAACCTCCTGCTCCACCATAAACTTTCGGAGTATCACACCGGCTACCGGGGCTATTCCCGGGAAGTGCTGGAGGCGATCCCCTTCGAGGACAATTCCGACGATTTCGTCTTCGACAACCAGATTCTGGCGCAGGCTATCTACGCCGGGTTCCGGATCGGCGAAATTTCCTGCCCCACCCGCTATTTCGCCGAAGCTTCCTCCATCGACCTGGCCTCCAGCATCCTCTACGGCCTGGGGGTTCTGCGGACCTCGGTTCTCTTCCGTCTCAACCGCCTCGGGATCGTTCGTTCCCCTCTTTTCGCGGGCCTGAAGTCCACGCCCCCCCGGACGCTTTATTGA
- a CDS encoding choice-of-anchor Q domain-containing protein, with amino-acid sequence MLAISMALAAIVSAPGSRGTCPPLSGVLDACAYLEPGDVPETPWQPQGETVVYVAPGGNDGNPGTSPQAPKRTLGGAVILANQYPQTPMRIELAGGVYLRPVEHEYLEITRGNLLIEGKTGEEAVIRPSFWPGDPDSWGAAHLFQASGPYANLAFRNLTLEGWSNPFYLGAPLESAAMKNVSLVDIRAREFRHRGEGFITEFFSTSYLLSDVYDGPDGFDPDGPGVKYQIEGLILEDVEVEGADIGVNIGDENDANVKGMRISDCSFRRSTGGNDTSLDAVAVVNSSDILVAGCLIVGPAGDGLDFKASDCSVIGTSVVGAGRNAVKFWRNGELIDSIVYGCTPIDDGAVIYRQGPGRIVNSLIGSKSVGYCGTFAYDTDAAGPLEIVNTVFIGLDHTFYLGTGDLAVRNCCFFDMPGGLFSGKVAAADAGELNALPGCSGNIGADPLLENAGEHSFSLLPGSPCVDAGNGGGGPLPGFDIRGFCRPRGAGIDIGPLEFDPGSARRGRDFDGDGTDDFAAYRESDGRWTIRGFSAFSFGGEADVPVAGDYSGSGSARPAVYRSRDGRWAVRGETRFYFGAPGDLVLPPYTRGNGRIDAGFFRPGAGLWAYRGKTRFWWGRDRDQPVPADYSGDDSVEAAVFRPGTGCWAITGEGARAYYGAASDMPVPADFNGDGTEEIAVYRGSNGSWFIRGRSRFFFGKPGDIPVTGDYDGDGSDDTGVLRGDPPRWFIRGMTRVFYGTEGGGPGA; translated from the coding sequence ATGTTGGCGATTTCCATGGCTCTGGCGGCGATCGTATCGGCCCCGGGTTCCCGGGGGACATGCCCTCCCCTCTCCGGGGTTCTCGACGCCTGCGCCTACCTGGAACCGGGGGACGTCCCCGAAACTCCCTGGCAACCCCAGGGAGAAACGGTCGTCTATGTCGCCCCGGGGGGGAACGACGGCAATCCGGGAACGTCGCCCCAGGCGCCCAAGCGGACCCTGGGGGGCGCCGTCATTCTCGCCAACCAGTACCCCCAAACACCGATGCGGATCGAACTCGCCGGGGGTGTTTATCTGCGGCCCGTCGAACACGAATACCTGGAAATAACCCGGGGGAATCTCCTGATCGAGGGGAAGACGGGCGAAGAAGCGGTCATCCGGCCCTCCTTCTGGCCCGGCGATCCGGATTCCTGGGGAGCGGCCCATCTCTTCCAGGCCTCCGGCCCCTACGCCAACCTCGCCTTCCGCAACCTCACCCTCGAGGGTTGGTCCAACCCGTTTTATCTGGGCGCCCCCCTCGAGAGCGCGGCCATGAAGAACGTTTCCCTTGTCGATATCCGGGCCCGGGAGTTCAGGCACCGGGGCGAGGGGTTCATCACCGAATTTTTCAGCACTTCCTACCTTCTCTCCGACGTCTATGACGGGCCCGACGGCTTCGATCCCGACGGGCCCGGGGTCAAATACCAGATCGAAGGACTCATCCTCGAAGACGTCGAGGTCGAAGGAGCCGATATCGGAGTCAATATCGGGGACGAGAACGACGCCAACGTCAAAGGGATGCGGATATCGGATTGCTCGTTTCGACGTTCGACCGGCGGAAACGACACCTCTCTCGACGCCGTGGCCGTGGTCAACAGTTCCGACATCCTGGTGGCGGGGTGCCTGATCGTCGGCCCGGCGGGCGACGGCCTCGACTTCAAGGCCAGCGACTGCTCGGTGATCGGCACTTCGGTCGTCGGCGCCGGCCGCAACGCCGTCAAGTTCTGGAGAAACGGGGAACTGATCGATTCGATCGTCTACGGCTGCACCCCCATCGACGACGGCGCCGTTATCTACCGGCAAGGCCCCGGACGTATCGTCAACTCCTTGATCGGAAGCAAATCGGTCGGTTACTGCGGCACGTTCGCCTACGACACGGACGCGGCCGGACCCCTGGAAATCGTCAATACCGTCTTTATCGGGCTCGACCACACCTTTTACCTGGGGACCGGCGACCTCGCCGTCCGCAACTGCTGCTTTTTCGATATGCCCGGCGGCCTGTTTTCGGGCAAGGTCGCCGCCGCCGACGCCGGCGAGCTGAACGCTCTCCCCGGCTGTTCCGGCAACATCGGAGCCGATCCCCTCCTGGAAAACGCCGGCGAGCATTCTTTTTCCCTGCTGCCGGGTTCGCCCTGCGTCGACGCCGGAAACGGCGGCGGCGGGCCGCTCCCCGGGTTCGACATCCGCGGCTTCTGCCGCCCCCGGGGGGCCGGCATCGACATCGGACCGCTGGAGTTCGATCCGGGCTCGGCCCGGCGGGGACGCGACTTCGACGGGGACGGAACCGACGATTTCGCCGCCTACCGGGAGTCGGACGGACGTTGGACCATCCGCGGTTTTTCCGCATTCTCTTTCGGCGGAGAGGCAGACGTTCCCGTGGCCGGGGATTATTCCGGGAGCGGGAGCGCCCGGCCCGCGGTCTATCGCTCCCGCGACGGGCGCTGGGCGGTGCGCGGAGAGACCCGGTTTTATTTCGGCGCCCCCGGAGATCTGGTCCTGCCCCCCTATACTCGGGGGAACGGGCGGATCGACGCCGGTTTTTTCCGTCCCGGGGCGGGCTTGTGGGCTTATCGCGGAAAGACCCGGTTCTGGTGGGGCCGGGACCGGGATCAGCCGGTCCCGGCCGATTATTCCGGGGACGACAGCGTCGAAGCCGCCGTTTTCCGTCCCGGTACCGGTTGCTGGGCGATAACCGGTGAGGGGGCGAGAGCCTATTATGGAGCGGCATCGGACATGCCCGTTCCCGCCGATTTCAACGGCGACGGGACGGAGGAGATCGCCGTATACCGGGGTTCGAACGGAAGCTGGTTTATCCGGGGAAGATCCCGCTTCTTTTTCGGGAAACCCGGAGATATTCCGGTGACGGGCGATTATGACGGGGACGGGAGCGACGACACCGGGGTCCTCCGGGGTGATCCTCCCCGCTGGTTCATCCGCGGAATGACCCGAGTCTTTTACGGAACCGAAGGGGGAGGACCCGGTGCTTAA
- a CDS encoding MBL fold metallo-hydrolase, with product MKITVIGSGTGTPSPRRKAPALLVETGRRKMLFDCGPDTLHGLAEAGCFPGDLDRVWITHLHPDHSLGIPHLLFACRYSRPPRRRPLEIAGPAGLKRALAGFRCVYPDWLEAREYELTVRELAPGRYLDEDIAVTALRVVHGPESLGYRLCAPGKGILAYTGDSAYCPALVELGAGADLLVAEASFPAGRAVPGHLTPELAGRVAREAGARELVITHLYPLCDSVDVHAQAAREFAGRIHVAEDGMTVTVGEGGT from the coding sequence ATGAAGATAACCGTCATCGGTTCGGGAACGGGGACGCCTTCCCCGCGGCGGAAAGCGCCCGCGCTTCTGGTCGAAACCGGCCGTCGGAAGATGCTTTTCGACTGCGGCCCGGACACGCTCCACGGCCTGGCCGAGGCCGGCTGCTTCCCCGGCGACCTGGACCGGGTCTGGATCACCCATCTTCACCCGGACCATAGCCTGGGCATCCCCCACCTGCTTTTCGCCTGCCGTTACTCCCGCCCGCCGCGCCGCCGCCCCCTGGAGATCGCGGGACCGGCGGGTCTGAAGCGGGCGCTCGCCGGCTTCCGCTGCGTTTACCCGGACTGGCTGGAGGCCCGTGAGTACGAATTGACGGTCCGGGAGCTGGCCCCGGGCCGGTATCTCGACGAAGATATCGCCGTTACCGCCCTTCGGGTCGTCCACGGCCCCGAAAGTCTGGGATACCGTCTTTGCGCGCCCGGGAAGGGGATACTGGCCTATACGGGCGACAGCGCCTACTGCCCGGCCCTGGTCGAATTGGGGGCCGGGGCCGATCTTCTGGTCGCCGAAGCCTCCTTTCCCGCGGGCCGCGCTGTTCCGGGTCACCTGACCCCCGAACTGGCCGGCCGCGTCGCCCGGGAAGCGGGGGCGCGGGAGCTGGTGATCACCCATCTGTATCCGCTCTGCGACTCGGTCGACGTCCACGCCCAGGCCGCCCGGGAATTCGCCGGCCGGATCCACGTGGCCGAAGACGGGATGACGGTCACGGTGGGGGAAGGGGGCACGTGA
- a CDS encoding Mur ligase family protein — translation MSGRIHFCGIAGTGLSALARLAVWRGLRVSGSDRFFDRGESRELRRALEKEGIVILPQDGSGVSGAETVVSSAAVEADIPDVAEARKMGVSVVSRAAFLREWGRPYRRVAVAGTNGKSTTTAMLAWILHRLGRDPTVVLGAEPRGDWGGEGNARAGGSDLFCFEADESDGELDSYRPEVGAVTNISEDHFCLDDLVGIFQRFAASVTETLVVNRDSSPCRALFRHARSCTTFSLEGEGDYNASEVELKPAGSRFRWNEIPCFISLPGVHNVADALCALTVAAVLGADPRSAADALASFPGLGRRLEVVGYSGGTAVLDDYAHNPAKIAASLAAARLLKKHLAVVYRPHGFTPLARFLAGYARAFSAGLGPEDLLVLLPVFYAGGTAAEGKGSRDLAVGITGGCRVLLADDLDEAAAAVEQALRPETAVIFMGARDPDLSSGARRFLSSLRDRGGEG, via the coding sequence GTGAGCGGGAGAATACATTTTTGCGGGATCGCGGGAACGGGTCTGAGTGCCCTGGCCCGGTTGGCGGTCTGGCGCGGGCTGCGGGTCAGCGGTTCGGATCGTTTTTTCGATCGGGGGGAGTCGCGGGAACTGCGGCGGGCGCTGGAGAAGGAAGGGATCGTCATTCTTCCCCAGGACGGTTCCGGGGTCAGCGGGGCCGAAACGGTCGTGAGTTCGGCGGCGGTCGAGGCGGATATCCCCGACGTGGCGGAGGCACGGAAAATGGGAGTGTCCGTGGTCTCCCGCGCCGCCTTTCTCCGGGAATGGGGACGTCCATACCGCCGGGTGGCCGTAGCCGGGACCAACGGGAAGTCGACGACGACGGCGATGCTGGCCTGGATACTGCACCGCCTGGGGCGGGACCCGACGGTGGTCCTGGGGGCCGAGCCGCGGGGCGACTGGGGCGGAGAGGGCAACGCCCGCGCGGGAGGATCGGACCTCTTCTGCTTCGAGGCCGACGAAAGCGACGGGGAACTGGATTCCTACCGCCCCGAAGTCGGAGCGGTTACCAACATCTCGGAAGATCATTTTTGCCTGGACGATCTGGTCGGGATCTTTCAGCGCTTCGCCGCCTCCGTGACGGAGACGCTGGTCGTCAACCGGGATTCGTCGCCGTGCCGCGCACTTTTTCGGCACGCCCGTTCCTGCACGACTTTCTCCCTGGAGGGGGAGGGGGATTACAACGCCTCGGAGGTGGAATTGAAGCCCGCCGGTTCCCGCTTCCGCTGGAATGAAATCCCATGCTTCATTTCCCTCCCCGGCGTTCATAATGTCGCCGATGCCCTCTGCGCTTTGACCGTCGCCGCGGTGCTGGGCGCCGATCCCCGTTCGGCCGCCGACGCCCTGGCTTCGTTCCCCGGGTTGGGAAGGCGACTGGAGGTGGTGGGGTACTCCGGCGGAACCGCGGTTCTCGACGACTACGCCCATAACCCGGCCAAGATCGCCGCTTCCCTGGCCGCGGCGCGGCTGCTGAAGAAACACCTGGCGGTAGTGTACCGGCCCCACGGTTTTACCCCGCTGGCCCGTTTCCTTGCCGGGTACGCCCGGGCCTTTTCCGCGGGGTTGGGACCGGAGGATCTCCTGGTTCTCCTCCCGGTGTTCTACGCGGGGGGCACCGCCGCGGAGGGGAAGGGCAGCAGGGACTTGGCCGTCGGGATAACCGGGGGCTGCCGCGTCCTCCTGGCCGACGACCTGGACGAGGCCGCGGCCGCGGTGGAGCAGGCCTTGCGCCCGGAAACCGCGGTTATTTTCATGGGGGCCAGGGACCCGGATCTTTCATCCGGCGCCCGACGGTTTTTGTCTTCGCTGCGCGACCGGGGGGGGGAAGGGTGA
- a CDS encoding folylpolyglutamate synthase/dihydrofolate synthase family protein, producing MRYREALEYLYSLRLFGTKLGLDNIREVLRRLDHPEANIDFYHVAGTNGKGSTCAFLNSLLGLTRTRVGCFTSPHLEDFRERIRVDGKAIGKKEVCRLLERLAPVLEGVARAPGCAHPTYFEAVTALALCYFRERGVEAAVWEVGMGGRLDATNAVVPKVAVVTTVAMDHSAYLGNDLESIAAEKAGIVKSGVPTVTGDLPPEAQGVVKNACRIRGARLLRASSLFSRTEPEVAGSRSVFTVGFPDGLGVKLALRLLGRHQADNCLTALAAWWTGEAGAAGRLDRGRVARALEETFWPGRFEIMRRGGIEFIVDGAHNPAGARALADVLGRYLRGRPYSLILGVLADKDVDGIVRELVPGARVVRTVTVAGSRALPGEELAARCRAAGDDGRIISCETLERAIGDCYSGAEPVSTVVVAGSLRLAGAARGMIGSRDRRTRRG from the coding sequence ATGCGCTACCGGGAGGCCTTGGAATATCTGTATTCGCTGAGGTTGTTCGGGACCAAGCTGGGACTCGACAATATCCGCGAAGTGCTCCGGCGCCTCGACCACCCGGAAGCGAATATCGATTTTTACCACGTCGCCGGAACCAACGGCAAGGGCTCCACCTGCGCCTTTTTGAACAGCCTGCTCGGCCTCACCCGGACCCGGGTGGGATGCTTCACCTCCCCCCATTTGGAAGACTTCCGGGAACGGATCCGAGTCGACGGCAAGGCGATAGGGAAGAAGGAAGTCTGCCGTTTGCTGGAACGCCTGGCGCCGGTCCTGGAGGGCGTGGCCCGCGCTCCGGGCTGCGCCCACCCCACCTACTTCGAAGCCGTGACCGCCCTGGCCCTCTGCTATTTCCGGGAACGCGGGGTCGAAGCCGCGGTCTGGGAAGTGGGAATGGGGGGGCGGTTGGACGCCACCAACGCGGTCGTCCCCAAGGTCGCGGTCGTCACCACGGTGGCGATGGACCACTCCGCGTATCTGGGGAACGACCTGGAGAGCATCGCCGCCGAAAAGGCCGGTATCGTCAAATCCGGGGTGCCGACGGTGACGGGAGACCTTCCACCGGAAGCCCAGGGGGTGGTGAAAAACGCCTGCCGGATTCGGGGGGCGCGACTGTTGCGGGCATCGTCGCTGTTCTCCCGGACGGAGCCGGAGGTGGCCGGTTCCCGAAGCGTCTTTACGGTGGGTTTTCCCGACGGCCTCGGCGTAAAACTGGCTCTGCGCCTCCTGGGGCGGCATCAGGCCGACAACTGCCTCACCGCCCTGGCGGCCTGGTGGACGGGAGAGGCCGGCGCCGCCGGGCGCCTCGACCGCGGCCGGGTGGCCCGGGCCCTGGAGGAGACCTTTTGGCCGGGACGCTTCGAGATCATGCGCCGCGGGGGGATAGAGTTCATCGTCGACGGCGCCCATAATCCGGCGGGGGCCCGGGCCCTCGCCGACGTCCTGGGCCGATACCTGCGGGGGCGCCCGTATTCCCTGATTCTGGGGGTCCTGGCGGACAAGGACGTGGACGGTATCGTCCGGGAACTGGTTCCCGGGGCCCGAGTGGTCCGGACGGTTACGGTGGCGGGCAGCAGGGCCCTTCCCGGGGAGGAACTGGCGGCCCGCTGCCGCGCCGCCGGGGATGACGGAAGGATTATTTCCTGCGAAACCCTTGAGCGGGCGATCGGGGATTGCTATAGTGGCGCAGAGCCCGTTTCGACCGTGGTGGTCGCCGGATCGCTCCGGCTGGCGGGGGCGGCTCGGGGGATGATCGGGTCCCGGGACCGGCGGACCCGGAGGGGATGA